One Aspergillus oryzae RIB40 DNA, chromosome 2 genomic window carries:
- a CDS encoding glycoside hydrolase family 88/105 protein (predicted unsaturated glucuronyl hydrolase involved in regulation of bacterial surface properties, and related proteins): protein MRSSIALLAATAGTTLASSNNYTEWMASSWLSKSVPVSRNYAYGVLYRGIELAHNKTNNAEYLDFIESQLSGVVSDSGELIDYNLTDKISLDDLRIGTNFLAAWAATGQEKFKLGADTLRRQIDITPRNEGGGLWHRDPTYPNQMWLDGIYMSTNFYALYTAWFDADNSTAWDDIMLQFDLIEEHCLREDGLLVHGFDYSKAAVWADPETGAAPLVWNRALGWYFMSLLDILDYFPKSHPGWETNLSRFQKLAQALKQAQDESGGWYLIMNDQYPSDPRNYIESSGSAMFTYGFLKGIRNGFLEESEYSQVADKGYKLLVDRFVSKNDNGTLNWEGTVEVGSLSSNGSFEVSPDVY, encoded by the exons ATGCGATCATCTATAGCCCTCCTCGCCGCGACGGCAGGTACAACACTGGCGTCCAGCAACAACTACACAGAATGGATGGCTTCATCTTGGTTGTCCAAATCGGTGCCCGTATCCCGGAACTACGCTTACGGTGTACTCTATCGTGGCATTGAACTCGCTCacaacaaaaccaacaacGCCGAATATCTAGACTTCATTGAGTCTCAACTCTCGGGCGTCGTGAGCGATTCAGGCGAATTGATCGACTATAACCTCACCGACAAAATCTCCCTTGACGATCTACGGATCGGTACAAACTTCCTGGCTGCTTGGGCCGCCACTGGTCAGGAGAAGTTCAAGCTAGGAGCCGATACTCTCCGCCGACAGATTGATATAACGCCCCGCAATGAGGGAGGTGGGCTATGGCATCGTGATCCTACCTATCCCAACCAGATGTGGCTGGATGGGATTTACATGTCGACTAATTTCTACGCGCTGTACACTGCATGGTTCGATGCAGATAACAGCACTGCGTGGGATGATATTATGCTCCAGTTTGACTTGATCGAGGAGCATTGCTTGCGTGAGGATGGGCTGCTTGTCCATGGATTTGATTACAGTAAAGCTGCTGTTTGGGCTG ATCCTGAAACAGGTGCTGCTCCACTCGTCTGGAATCGCGCCCTGGGCTGGTATTTCATGTCccttctggatatcctggattACTTTCCCAAATCCCACCCAGGCTGGGAGACCAACTTGAGCCGATTCCAGAAACTAGCGCAAGCGCTTAAACAAGCTCAGGATGAAAGTGGTGGGTGGTATTTGATCATGAACGATCAATACCCGAGCGACCCCAGGAACTACATTGAGAGTAGTGGGTCTGCCATGTTCACATATGGATTCTTAAAGGGTATTCGGAACGGATTCCTAGAGGAAAGTGAATATTCTCAGGTGGCCGACAAGGGGTATAAGCTGCTTGTCGACAGGTTCGTGAGTAAAAATGACAACGGGACGTTGAACTGGGAGGGAACGGTGGAGGTGGGAAGTCTAAGCAGCAACGGGAGCTTCGAGGTAAGCCCTGATGTTTACTGA
- a CDS encoding uncharacterized protein (iron/ascorbate family oxidoreductases), whose amino-acid sequence MPAKLIDRYDHVPVTKENLDWAELVTLDLSQYDQPGGKEDLVKQLDHAVRHVGFFYVKNFNISQDEIDRQFALGREFYALPLEEKLKYHSASDLEKGEYNGYRPAGHRALGNGVKDNVQVYNIPKFDGYHQRQQPPILGDHLEEIEAFSRKCHTEVVEKLLRLFAILLELPDEDQLVKDHQYDVKGEDHLRYMHYAARGAEENKIVGGMYVPGHTDLGTVTLLFRQPVAALQILNSQGQWKWVRPQDGTITVNTCDALTALTGGLIKSSIHRVHVPPADQAHVDRLGVLYFARPNNHVVLDPIQNSPLLNRLGLTQNVFTELGQHLTTEQWVKVRQTQQQRRTRDAKISEDGKYTYQPKDLEIIPGLHAKVYN is encoded by the exons ATGCCTGCCAAGCTCATTGATAGATATGATCACGTTCCAGtgacgaaggagaacc TTGACTGGGCTGAGCTCGTCACCCTTGACCTCAGCCAATATGACCAAcctggaggaaaagaagaccttGTGAAGCAATTGGATCACGCTGTGCGGCACGTGG GTTTCTTCTATGTCAAAAACTTCAACATCAGCCAAGATGAAATCGATCGCCAATTTGCCCTCGGTCGCGAGTTCTATGCACTTCCTctagaagaaaagctcaagtACCACAGCGCCTCTGACCTCGAAAAGGGGGAATATAACGGATATAGACCTGCGGGACACCGGGC TCTTGGAAACGGAGTCAAAGACAATGTACAGGTTTACAATATTCCAAAGTTCGACGGCTATCACCAACGCCAGCAGCCGCCAATTCTCGGGGATCAtctggaagagattgagGCATTTAGTCGG AAATGCCACACAGAAGTAGTAGAGAAGCTTCTCCGTCTGTTCGCCATCCTCCTTGAACTTCCCGACGAGGACCAACTTGTCAAGGACCATCAATACGATGTGAAAGGCGAGGACCATCTTCGGTACATGCACTACGCAGCCCGCGGGGCCGAAGAGAACAAGATAGTGGGCGGTATGTACGTACCTGGACATACGGATCTGGGGACAGTCACTCTACTCTTTCGCCAACCAGTTGCGGCATTGCAAATCCTCAATTCCCAGGGTCAGTGGAAATGGGTGCGTCCACAAGATGGAACCATCACGGTCAATACCTGTGATGCCTTGACTGCTCTTACGGGTGGTCTAATCAAGTCAAGCATTCATCGTGTACATGTGCCACCAGCTGACCAGGCTCATGTGGATCGATTAGGAGTATTGTACTTTGCACG GCCGAATAACCATGTTGTGCTGGACCCGATTCAAAACAGCCCCCTGCTCAACCGACTTGGGCTTACGCAGAATGTCTTCACGGAACTGGGTCAGCATTTGACCACTGAGCAATGGGTCAAGGTCAGACAGACTCAGCAGCAAAGACGCACACGGGATGCGAAGATTTCAGAGGATGGGAAGTACACTTATCAGCCGAAGGATCTTGAGATAATCCCTGGTCTGCACGCCAAGGTATACAATTAG
- a CDS encoding uncharacterized protein (predicted transporter (major facilitator superfamily)) — protein sequence MSPSDQITQVTGLDKNYELTLKPTIGDPQQSQGVTRMEAVYREAKSDRKTLWLIGVSVLVCAWAYSLDSSTTSYYSVDASSYFKQHSSVLSTLSIATSIISAVSKPFIAKISDITSRPYTYTLVLFFYVLGYIIVATCRTIAGYVVGEVFVAIGSSGLDLTNDIIVADLTPLEWRGFASSMLSTPFIINTWFAGKIVDAIDSKGQWRWGYGMFAIIMPVALGPAVATLIYLDRKAKKNGIVNIASSNAARRAAGNLSEREGRDIPHGTVSARAAGPSEPWMRSARRILDEIDALGLVLLGFGWSLLLLPFSLKTYADGGWRNQSLIAMMIVGGLLLIAYVIYEVKWAPVPSAPRRLVFNKTFTMAIIIDSFYMLAGSVRGLYWDSYVYIAKPWSYQNWVYYGNTLTLALCIAGPFVGLLQRWTHRYKAIQIAGLVIKIIGMGIILDGNMATANTGAMVMAMILVGFGGSMSVVGSRVASQASVPHQDVALAISLLALWSKIGRAIGSAIVAVIWADQMPKQLRKYLPSNATEADVKKLFGSPTSIRKLYGFDDPMRVGAVLAYRHALYYCLATALGLAFIPLIASLFQHNYFLGKSQNAVTNVGNDGLPLAETRRSELEPPKNKKEAFLRFWAGK from the exons ATGTCACCGAGCGATCAAATCACCCAGGTCACAGGGCTTGACAAAAATTATGAGCTCACTTTGAAGCCCACAATTGGGGATCCCCAACAGTCGCAGGGAGTCACTCGAATGGAAGCCGTCTATCGCGAAGCCAAGTCGGatcggaagacattgtggCTCATCGGAGTATCAGTGCTCGTCTGTGCGTGGGCCTACTCGCTCGACTCGTCTACTACGTCCTACTACTCAGTCGATGCCTCCTCGTATTTTAAACAGCACAGCTCGGTGCTCTCCACTCTATCAATTGCAACAAGTATCATCAGTGCAGTGAGCAAACCCTTTATCGCGAAGATCTCCGACATCACATCCCGTCCATACACATACACGTTGGTCCTGTTCTTTTATGTACTCGGGTATATCATTGTTGCCACCTGTAGGACCATCGCCGGCTACGTCGTTGGAGAAGTCTTTGTCGCCATCGGGAGCTCCGGGCTTGACTTGACCAACGACATCATCGTCGCCGACCTGACGCCGCTCGAATGGCGCGGATTCGCGAGCTCCATGCTCTCCACACCCTTCATAATTAATACCTGGTTTGCGGGTAAGATTGTGGATGCCATTGATAGTAAAGGGCAGTGGCGCTGGGGATACGGCATGTTTGCCATCATTATGCCCGTCGCCCTCGGACCAGCCGTCGCCACACTCATCTACCTCGAtcgcaaagccaagaagaacgGCATCGTGAACATCGCCTCCTCTAATGCCGCCCGTCGAGCCGCTGGGAATCTTTCTGAGAGAGAGGGCCGTGACATACCCCATGGTACGGTCTCAGCACGAGCGGCTGGGCCTTCAGAGCCTTGGATGCGGTCTGCCAGGCGCATCCTGGACGAAATTGATGCATTGGGCCTGGTCTTGCTGGGGTTCGGCTGGTCGCTCTTGCTACTACCATTTTCTCTTAAGACCTACGCCGATGGTGGATGGCGGAACCAATCCCTTATCGCCATGATGATCGTTGGTGGCCTCCTCCTGATCGCCTATGTTATCTACGAGGTGAAATGGGCCCCCGTACCTAGTGCACCTCGTCGACTGGTATTCAATAAAACTTTCACAATGGCCATCATTATCGATAGCTTCTACATGC TTGCCGGAAGTGTTCGCGGTCTCTACTGGGACTCATATGTCTACATTGCTAAGCCCTGGAGCTACCAGAACTGGGTCTACTACGGCAATACCCTCACCCTCGCCCTCTGCATTGCCGGACCTTTTGTCGGCCTCCTACAACGATGGACACATCGGTACAAAGCCATTCAGATCGCCGGTCTAGTGATCAAAATAATCGGTATGGGAATCATCTTGGATGGGAACATGGCAACTGCCAACACCGGagccatggtgatggcgatgatccTCGTCGGATTCGGTGGTTCTATGTCTGTGGTCGGATCGCGCGTTGCGTCGCAAGCATCCGTCCCGCATCAGGATGTCGCGCTGGCTATTTCACTGTTAGCATTATGGTCGAAAATTGGTAGAGCTATTGGATCGGCGATTGTTGCTGTGATCTGGGCAGATCAGATGCCGAAGCAGTTGCGAAAGTACTTGCCATCCAATGCCACCGAAGCCGATGTGAAAAAGCTGTTTGGTAGTCCCACGTCTATTCGGAAGTTATACGGCTTTGATGATCCGATGCGTGTGGGAGCGGTGCTGGCATATCGGCACGCGTTATATTATTGTCTGGCTACTGCGCTGGGACTCGCGTTTATCCCTCTTATCGCTTCGCTGTTTCAGCACAATTACTTCCTGGGCAAGTCGCAAAATGCTGTCACAAATGTCGGAAATGATGGGCTGCCCCTCGCTGAAACTCGTCGGTCGGAGCTGGAGCctcccaagaacaagaaggaggCGTTCCTGCGCTTCTGGGCCGGTAAGTAA